The sequence TGGTGGGAGGCCAGCCCTGCCTTACCTCATCTGCAGAGAGGAAAGTACCTGCCCAGGGGCCAAAGGGTGGGCCCTCAGCCCCCCTGTCCTGAGCTGGAAGcccagaggttggggggaggtgggtggggtctGGAAGGACAAGAAGCACTGACCCCAGCCGCCTCCACCAGAGTCTCCTCGGCACCACCCCCAGGACTCCCACCCCCCCAATCTCGTCTTAGCTCTGTTCAAATGTGCCCCACTGTGCACACTCCAGGAATCCCTGCAGACGGGATCTGCcgctgcccctgcccacccctctgcCAAAGGTGAGGCTGAGGAGGTAGGGAGGCCTGGCCTCGATCCGAATGGTCAGTGCCAGCTGGACGACCTTGGGCAACCCATGCAACCTCTGAGACTGGGGGATGACTCGAGGCCCCCCCCCAGATGAGGGAGATAAAGAGGTGGGCCTGCATGAACCTTGGCCGAGGTTGTGACCACAAGCCTGCTGGCCCAGCTGCACTGCTCTCCCTGATGGCCTGGCTCCCTGTGTAGCCTCCGCCTCCACTGTTCTTACCCTCTGCTGCCCCCACGTGGCCACTCTTGGTGCTGAGGTGAGGGGGCTCCACTCACAGCCTCCCACCCAGGGCTCCAGATCTCGTGGGCAACCCCCTGCCCCTCACTCCTCTCAGGCAGAGCTGCCCGCCCTGGCCAGGGGGCGCCAACCTCCAACCCCACACTCCCTGGTGCTTTCTCCATCTAACACCTATGATGCAAAGCTGACACCATCCTACCCTGCCCAGGCGTGCCCACAAGCCCCATTCAGCACCCTTGCTACAAACGGGGCAGCGGTGGCATGAGGCCTGGGCCCTGTACTAGCTTCTGGACACTCCTGGGCAAAGGGCTCAGGGACCGGGACCAGTTGGGCATCGCATTACCAGACTGCCTCTGGGGCTGTgacagggcagggtggggggcccAGGGCCAGGCTGCCAGCTTGCTTGTTCCCTACACTTGGGGAGGGTGGGCCGCCCAGCCCTGTCCCTTCTCTTGAGTGCCCAGCGTAGCACCCCATGGagaacccttcccctccccaccacaaCGTGGTCATTGTTCTagatcccactttacagatggagagacagaggTTGGGGAGAGACCGGTCCCAGGTGACCTGCCAGTGGACGAAGGCCTCAGACCCAGGTTGCTCTGGGTGCTGTGGACCGCACAGGGCAACAGTGGGACTCCCCGGAACCGAGGCACAGCACGAGCATCAGGACACCAGGGAAGGGGCACCAAAGGCTTGTTTCCTCCCCCAACAGGCAGGGAGGGGTGTTTCAGGAGATGTTCCAGAGACAGAATTACAAGCCTGGAGCTTAGAGGGTGACTCTCCACACCCAAGTCTGGACCCACCTACAGTCTCAGGCCAGGCCCAGGGTCTGGGAATCAAGGCAGCTCGGCCCTGGGGCTCCCTGTTGGGGCACCAGGACTCAGTATACTGGGAATCAGCATCATGGGCACGGGATCTGAGGTACTGGCCTTCGCATATCAGGTGCTGGAGTATTAGGGCTCGGGAGACAGGCCTCAGAATTCAAGGGTACGGAGTCTCGGGCCTGGGGAATTAAGAGTCAGGGGTATGGGGGGAACAGAGCCTCGGGAACTCCACAGTGACCACTCAAGGTCCGGGTCTTTGGTGACAGAGCAGGGCACCGGGCTTTAAAGGCTCAGGTTCAGATGTCCGTGTCCCAGGTGTATGGTGGTAGGGATTTGTGGATCCAAGTACTGGGGTGCACGTTCTTGGGAGTTTGGGAGGCTGGTCTTTGGCCCCGGGGAGGTTCTGTGTGCCCTGTGCCGCCGGCCAAGCGTGCTTTCCTCAGGGTCGCGAACCCCAGACGGCCCTGCAACAGAGACTGGATCTAGAGCAGGCCCAGTGGTCCCACCCGCGCCCCGGGGCGCCAGGAGAGCCTAGGAGGGTCGGATGGGGGTCTGGGAGGGCGGAGGGGTCTCACGTGTTGCTCTTCCTGCGGCGTAGGAGCACGTAGACGAGCGCGACGAGAGCCACCACCGCCAGGCCTCCAAAGATGACGCCCAGCAGCACTGCGTAACTCCGCCCTGGAGAGGCggcaggcggcaggctgagaGCTGGTGGGAGGGGCCGGTAGGTGGGCGGGGCAGCCTCACCTGGCTGGCAAGTCGGGGTGGGCCGGGACCAGGTGCCATCAGCCtggcaggtgctggcctcggcccCGGCCAGGCTGTAGCCGCTGTCGCAGTGGAAGTGGACAGTGGAGCCCACCAGGTACCTCATGCCCTCCTTGTGCCCATTGGAGGGCGGGGCCAGCCAGCCACAGGACAccactggggcaggggtggggcacaGACGACAGGCCTGAGCTGCTGACCACAGCCACCAACCTGGGGGGCCGTGTCCCAGCGCCCGGTGCCCGCCGCCCTCACCCACCGCCGCCCTCACCCACCGCCGCCCTCACCGGGCTGCAGGCTCTGCGCGCGAAGCAGGTGCTGCCTGTGGACCAACCGCGTGGCGTTGCCCACAGTCAGGCTCCCGGTGGCCGCCACGTCGAAGTTGCAGAAATTGTTGTCCCCACACAGTTTGGCCGCCTCACTCgcctggctggggctggaggtggtCTCCTCGGGGAAGAGGGGCAGGAAATTGGGGTCATGCTTGGGCCGAAGCAGGAAGTTTTCCACCAGGAACTTGGAGTCGTAGGTGAGCAGGGAGGAGGTGTTCTCCACAGCCCCTGGGGAGACAGCAGCAGGCCTGGCTGGTGGGAGGGCCTGGGGGttcccccccacctccactgAGCACCCCCCAGCATGGtgctccctcccctccagcctgtGGTCACTCACAGtcagccccaaactggaacagTTCTCGGGAACTGGCACTGGGGGGCAGGACCTGGCCGCTGCGCAGGGTGAAGTCGTCTGAGGGGTTGTCATTGAGTGTCCCAAGGAGGCCTCGTGTGTGGGTCAAGAACTTATTGGGCAGCAGGACCACCACACTCAGGAACAGACCCTGGACGCTGACCTCCAGGCCGGCCCCTGATGACAGCATGACTGATACTCTGTCCCCAGCAGCTACTGACAGGAACATGCCTGGACACAGGGGGAGCTGGAGTCAGGGCTGCCCCTGCGGGCACCTTGCCGTGACCCCAGAGCCCCGGGATGCATGGGCCGGCACCCATGGGctcaggggcaggggagggcatccccagggcccagcctgctATGACACTCCACCACCCCGGGCAGTGGATCTGAGGTGCCCAGGCCCTAAAGGGAGCCCCCATACCAGTGCCGTGCGTGGAGGTTGCCTGTCGGCCCTCACACCCTGACTCCACCTCCCCATCTGTGCCCTGGACACCTCCGCCTGCTTTCTGCCAGGGCCAGAGAGAGGTGTGGAGGCCccggtggggagggcaggggagtgggGCCCCCACCATCCCACTCacccttcaggtccatccatcttTGCTCCTTGAAGCTGAGCACCTCCTGGTTCAGCAGCACCTGCAGGGCCCCAGCCCCATCCCTCAGCCGGACCTCTACCACATCTGAGTTGCCCTCCTGGACAGCCACAGCAGTCAGCCCTGTGCCTCGGTCCTGAGAGCCTGGGATGATGGGTGCAAAATGGGGTCCACTCGGctcagcctccccctccccagggatGACCCTGAGCCACCCAGAGCCTCAGGGCCCAGCCTCACCCTCGGGCGTCATCCTGGTCTGGGCCCGCGCCTGCACCCTCAGGTCGGTCCCAGAGGCCTCCAGCAGCACGTACTCGCCGCGTCCGTTGAATGTGAAGTTGGTGCCATCGAAGGTGACAAAGTGTGGGTCCCCGAAAGTGGAGGCTGTGGAGAGCGGAGGGTCAGGTAGGTTGCCCTGGCCCCGCCCTGCCTGGGGCCCCGCCCTGGCCAGCACCTGCCCAGGCAGCACCCACCCAGGCGCGGGGGCTGGTAGCTGCGGCAGTCACTGGAGGGCCGCCTCTGCATGTAGCGGGAGCACTCGGGCGCCCAGAGGCAGCAGTAGTAGAAGCTGATGACATCGTAGATCCAGTGGGAGAGGCCCGGCACGCGGGGCGGCACGCGGTATGGGGGTGCGCCCCAGTCGTGGCCGCGGTCCGGGGTGCTGCCACTGGTGGAGTCGGCTGTCAGGAGCTGTGTGCCCGCCGCCGTGTAGCAGCACTGCTGGCCTGAGCCATATAGGGGGCTGGGGGCACAGACAGGTCAGGGCCGCCTTGGcatcctgcccccagcccccaccccgcaCCCTGCCCACCGTCTCTGGGCTCACCTGGCTTGCACGGAGCGAACGCAGTGCACAGCCCCTGGGTGATAGGTGCACACGCTGCCATGCTCGATGTCACAGCCGTAGTCCGCCTGCAGAGCGGCTGGTtgctgtcccctgcactggctttGGGCTCTGTCATCCCCTCCCTGGGAGCCAACCCCTCTGGGGCCCTGGGCCCTCAGACCCCAACCTTACCTCCCAGGTCTCTACCTGCCTCCCCCTGCACTGCCTTGGGCGGCACAGCCGTGTGCCTAGTGGGGGCAGCTGGCCCCGCCTGTCCCCTCGCTCCCTACTGGGCcctgactgggggtgggggggctcacTTGGAAGCGCCCAGAGTcagcctgggcctgggccagggTGCAGGGGCAGTCGGGCAGCTCCTCCAGGAAGTTGGGCAGCTGGTCCTCCAGTTCCTCCCAGGCCAGGCACTGAGCTCGGGCCCAGGCCAGAGGGTCTGCCCGGAAGTCATCGCCCAGGTGCCAGGCCAGCGCATGCTCGTTGCTCCAGAGTGCGTGCACGTCCCTATGGGGACACACGCACACTAGGGGCCACCCTTCCTGCCCTCAGCCCTGGCTCCCCGTCCAGCGTGGGGGCAGCAGGCAGACAGGCCCCAGCCCATCTTCTGCAGGGAGGCCCTTACTTCTCCCCTGCGTGGTGTTTGCTGTTGACAATGCGAAGGGCACCCACTTTCCACCTCTGGTAGTTCTGAGGTGCAGGTTTTGGTGTGAAGGTGA is a genomic window of Balaenoptera ricei isolate mBalRic1 chromosome 14, mBalRic1.hap2, whole genome shotgun sequence containing:
- the SUSD2 gene encoding sushi domain-containing protein 2, which translates into the protein MKLSLLPWALLLLVTAPGPGPRPAAGAQGSCSHRCGVQDGPCSCHPTCFGLASCCSDIRDFCLEILPYSGSIMGGKDFVVQHLNWSNSTDGVICSFKESIQTRGFVDSSGRVHCVSPLLYETGRIPFTLSMDNGRSFPRSGTWLAVHPSKVSESEKSQLVNETRWQYYGTASTQGNLTLTWNTLALPTNSITIELWGYKETGKPYSQEWTAAWSYLYSLATNITNSGSFTFTPKPAPQNYQRWKVGALRIVNSKHHAGEKDVHALWSNEHALAWHLGDDFRADPLAWARAQCLAWEELEDQLPNFLEELPDCPCTLAQAQADSGRFQADYGCDIEHGSVCTYHPGAVHCVRSVQASPLYGSGQQCCYTAAGTQLLTADSTSGSTPDRGHDWGAPPYRVPPRVPGLSHWIYDVISFYYCCLWAPECSRYMQRRPSSDCRSYQPPRLASTFGDPHFVTFDGTNFTFNGRGEYVLLEASGTDLRVQARAQTRMTPEGSQDRGTGLTAVAVQEGNSDVVEVRLRDGAGALQVLLNQEVLSFKEQRWMDLKGMFLSVAAGDRVSVMLSSGAGLEVSVQGLFLSVVVLLPNKFLTHTRGLLGTLNDNPSDDFTLRSGQVLPPSASSRELFQFGADWAVENTSSLLTYDSKFLVENFLLRPKHDPNFLPLFPEETTSSPSQASEAAKLCGDNNFCNFDVAATGSLTVGNATRLVHRQHLLRAQSLQPVVSCGWLAPPSNGHKEGMRYLVGSTVHFHCDSGYSLAGAEASTCQADGTWSRPTPTCQPGEAAPPTYRPLPPALSLPPAASPGRSYAVLLGVIFGGLAVVALVALVYVLLRRRKSNTAVWGSRP